The following is a genomic window from Halichoerus grypus chromosome 5, mHalGry1.hap1.1, whole genome shotgun sequence.
CGAGGAGGAGATCCGCGTGGTGCGGCTGCAGCTGGAGGCTACCGAGCGCCAGCGCGGCGGGGCGGAGGGCGAGCTGCAGGCCCTGCGCGCGCGGGCTGAGGAGGCCGAGGCACAGAAGCGCCAGGCGCAGGAGGAGGCAGAGCGCTTGCGGCGGCAGGTGCAGGACGAGAGCCAGCGCAAGCGACAGGCGGAGGCCGAGCTGGCCCTGCGCGTCAAGGCGGAGGCCGAGGCGGCCCGGGAAAAGCAGCGGGCCCTGCAGGCGCTGGAGGAGCTGCAGCTCCAGGCGGAGGAGGCGGAGCGGCGCCTCCGGCAGGCGGAGGCCGAGCGGGCGCGCCAGGTGCAGGTGGCCCTGGAGACGGCGCAGCGCAGCGCCGAGGTGGAGCTGCAGAGCAAGCGCGCCTCGTTCGCGGAGAAGACGGCGCAGCTGGAGCGCACGCTGCAGGAAGAGCACGTGGCGGTGGCGCAGCTGCGGGAGGAGGCCGCGCGGCAGGCGCAGCGGCAGGCCGAGGCGGAGCGCGCCCGGGAGGAGGCCGAGCGGGAGCTGGAGCGCTGGCGGCTGAAGGCCAACGAGGCACTGCGCCTGCGCCTGCAGGCCGAGGAGGTGGCGCAGCAGAAGAGCCTCGCGCAGGCGGAGGCGGAGCAGCAGAAGGAGGCGGCGGAGCGCGAGGCCCGGCGCCGCGGCAAGGCGGAGGAGCAGGCCGTGCGGCAGCGGGAGCTGGCCGAGCAGGAGCTGGAGAAGCAGCGGCAGCTGGCGGAGGGCACTGCCCAGCAGCGCCTGGCGGCGGAGCAGGAGCTGATCCGGCTGCGGGCCGGCacggagcagggggagcagcagcggCAGCTCCTGGAGGAGGCGCTGGCCCGGCTGCAGCGCGAGGCGGACGCGGCTGCGCAGAAGCGCCAGGAGCTGGAGGCGGAGCTGGCGACAGTGCGCGCGGAGATGGAGGTGCTGCTGGCCAGCAAGGCGCGCGCCGAGGAGGAGTCGCGCTCCACCAGCGAGAAGTCCAAGCAGAGGCTGGAGGCCGAGGCCAGCCGCTTCCGCGAGCTGGCCGAGGAGGCCGCTCGCCTGCGCGCCCTGGCCGAGGAGACCAAGCGGCAGCGGCAGCTGGCTGAGGAGGACGCGGCGCAGCAGCGGGCCGAGGCGGAGCGGGTGCTGGCCGAGAAGCTGGCCGCCATCAGTGAGGCCACGCGGCTCAAGACCGAGGCGGAGATCGCGCTCAAGGAGAAGGAGGCGGAGAACGAGCGTCTGCGGCGGCTGGCGGAGGACGAGGCCTTCCAGCGGCGGCGGCTGGAGGAGCAGGCGGCCCAGCACAAGGCGGACATCGAGGAGCGGCTGATGCAGCTGCGTAAGGCGTCCGACAACGAGCTGGAGCGGCAGAAGGGGCTGGTGGAGGACACGCTGCGGCAGCGGCGGCAGGTGGAGGAGGAGATCCTGGCCCTCAAGGCGAGCTTCGAGAAGGCGGCCGCCGGCAAGgcggagctggagctggagctggggcgCATCCGCAGCAGTGCCGAGGACACGCTGCGCAGCAAGGAGCAGGCTGAGCGGGAGGCTGCGCGGCAGCGGCAGCTGGCGGCCGAGGAGGAGCAGCGGCGCCGCGAGGCTGAGGAGCGTGTGCAGAAGAGCCTGGTGGCGGAGGAGGAGGCCGCGCGGCAGCGCAAGTTGGCGCTGGAGGAGGTGGAGCGGCTCAAGGCCAAGGTGGAGGAGGCGCGGCGCCTGCGCGAGCGGGCGGAGCAGGAGTCGGCGCGGCAGCTGCAGCTGGCGCAGGAGGCCGCCCAGAAGCGGCTGCAGGCGGAGGAGAAGGCGCACGCCTTTGCGGTGCAGCGGAAGGAGCAGGAGCTGCAGCAGACGCTCCAGCAGGAGCAGAGCGTGCTGGAGCGGCTGCGCGGCGAGGCAGAGGCCGCACGGCGGGCGGCCGAGGAGGCGGAGGAGGCCCGGGAGCGCGCCGAGCTGGAGGCGGCTCAGTCCCGGCAGCAGGTGGAAGAGGCCGAGCGGCTGAAGCAGTTGGCGGAAGAGCAGGCGCGGGCCCGGGCGCAGGCGCAGGCCGCCGCGGAGAAGCTGCGCAAGGAGGCGGAGCAGGAGGCGGCCCGACGGGCGCAGGCCGAGCAGGCGGCCCTGAAGCAGAAGCAGGCGGCCGACGCCGAGATGGAAAAGCACAAGAAGTTTGCGGAGCAGACGCTGCGGCAGAAGGCGCAGGTGGAGCAGGAACTGACCGCCCTGCGGCTGCAGCTGGAGGAGACTGACCACCAGAAGGGCATCTTGGACGAGGAGCTGCAGCGGCTCAAGGCGGAGGTGACGGAGGCAGCCCGGCAGCGCAGCCAGGTGGAGGAGGAGCTCTTCTCCGTGCGCGTGCAGATGGAGGAGCTGAGCAAGCTCAAGGCGCGCATCGAGGCGGAGAACCGCGCGCTCATCCTGCGTGACAAGGACAACACCCAGCGCTTCCTGCAGGAGGAGGCCGAGAAGATGAAGCAGGTTGCGGAGGAGGCGGCCCGGCTGAGCGTGGCGGTCCAGGAGGCGGCCCGGCTGCGGCAGCTGGCCGAGGAGGACCTGGCGCAACAGCGGGCCTTGGCCGAAAAGATGCTCAAGGAGAAGATGCAGGCGGTGCAAGAGGCCACGCGCCTCCAAGCCGAGGCGGAGCTGCTGCAGCAGCAGAAGGAGCTCGCGCAGGAGCAGGCGCGGCAGCTGCAGGAGGACAAGGAGCAGATGGCGCAGCAGCTGGCGCAGGAGACGCAGGGCTTCCAGCGGACTCTGGAGCTGGAGCGGCAGCGGCAGCTGGAGATGAGCGCGGAGGCCGAGCGCCTGAAGCTCCGCGTGGCCGAGCTGAGCCAGGCGCAGGCCCGTGCCGAGGAGGATGCCCAGCGCTTCCGCAGACAGGCCGAGGAGATCGGCGAGAAGCTGCACCGCACCGAGCTCGCCACGCAGGAGAAGGTGACGCTGGTGCACACACTTGAGGTCCAGCGGCAGCAGAGTGACCATGACGCCGAGCGCCTCCGAGCGGCCATTGCTGAGCTGGAGCGTGAGAAGGAGAAGCTCCAGGAGGAGGCCTCGCTGCTGCAGCAGAAGTCCGAGGAGGTACCGGCCCGCCCTCCCCGAGCAGGTGGGTGGGCCCGGGGGGCCGCGGCGTCCCTGAccgttccctccctctctccagatGCAGGTGGTGCAACAGGAGCAGCTGCTGCAGGAGACGCGGGCGCTGCAGCAGAGCTTCCTGTCGGAGAAGGACCGCCTGCTGCAGCGGGAGCAGTGCATCGAGCAGGAGAAGGCCAAGCTGGAGCAGCTGTTCCAGGACGAGGTGGCCAAGGCGCAGCAGCTGCGCGAGgagcagcagcggcagcagcagcagatgGCGCAGGAGCGGCAGCGGCTGATGGCCAGCATGGAGGAGGCCCTGCAGCGCCAGCGCGACGCGGAGGAGGGCGTGCGGCgcaagcaggaggagctgcagcagctgcagcagcagcggcagcagcaggaGAAGCTGCTGGCCGAGGAGAACCGGCGGCTGCGCGAGCGGCTGCAGCGCCTGGAGGAGGAGCACCGGGCCGCGGTGGCGCAGTCCGAGGAGATCGCCGCCTCGCAGGCCGTGGCCGCCAAAGCCCTGCCCAACGGCCGGGACGCGCCTGACGGCCCGGCCGTGGAGGTGGAGAGCGAGCACGCGTTTGACGGGCTGCGGCGGAAGGTGCCGGCCCAGCGGCTGCAGGAGGTCGGCGTCCTGAGCTCGGAGGAGCTGCAGCGGCTGGCCGAGGGCCGCACAACGGTGGCTGAGCTTGCCCAGCGGGAGGACGTGCGCCGGTACCTGCAGGGCCGCAGCGGCATCGCCGGGCTGCTGCTGAAGCCCACCAACGAGAAGCTGAGCGTCTATGCGGCCCTCCAGCGGCAGCTGCTGAGCCCGGGCACGGCGCTCATCCTGCTCGAGGCTCAGGCCGCCTCCGGCTTCCTCCTGGACCCCGTGCGGAATCGGCGGCTGACTGTCAACGAGGCCGTGAAGGAAGGCGTGGTGGGCCCCGAGCTGCACCACAAGCTGCTGTCGGCCGAGCGCGCCGTCACCGGCTACAAGGACCCCTACACCGGGGAGCAGATCTCCCTCTTCCAGGCCATGAAGAAGGACCTCGTCGTCCGCGACCACGGCATCCGCCTGCTGGAGGCCCAGATCGCCACGGGCGGCATCATCGACCCCGTGCACAGCCACCGCGTGCCCGTGGACGTGGCCTACCAGCGCGGCTACTTCGACGAGGAGATGAGCCGCGTCCTGGCGGACCCGAGCGACGACACCAAGGGCTTCTTCGACCCCAACACGCACGAGAACCTCACGTACCTGCAGCTGCTGGAGCGCTGTGTGGAGGACCCCGAGACGGGCCTGCGCCTGCTGCCTCTCACCGACCAGGCCGCCAGGGGCGGTGAGCTGGTCTACACAGACTCGGAGGCTCGGGACGTGTTCGAGAAAGCCACCGTGTCAGCACCATTCGGCAAGTTCCGGGGCAGGACGGTGACCATCTGGGAGCTCATCAACTCCGAGTACTTCACGGCAGAGCAGCGGCGGGACCTGCTGCGGCAGTTTCGCACGGGCAAGGTCACCGTGGAGAAGATCATCAAGATCGTCATCACCGTGGTGGAGGAGCATGAGCAGAAGGACCAGCTCTGCTTCGAGGGCCTGCGCGCCCTGGTGCCCGCCGCCGAGCTGCTGGAGAGCGGGGTCATCGACCGTGACCTCTACCACCAGCTGCAGCGGGGCGAGCGCTCAGTGCGAGAGGTGGCGGAGGTGGGTGCCGTGCGGCGGGCTCTGCGGGGCGCCAATGTCATCGCAGGGGTGTGGCTGGAGGAGGCGGGGCAGAAGCTGAGCATCTACGAGGCCCTGAAGAAAGATCTCCTGCCTCCAGAGGCGGCCGTGGCTCTCCTGGAGGCCCAGGCCGGCACCGGCCACATCATTGACCCCGCCACGAGTGCCCGGCTCACCGTGGACGAGGCGGTGCGTGCCGGCCTGGTGGGGCCTGAGTTGCACGAGAAGTTGCTGTCGGCCGAGAAGGCCGTCACCGGCTACAAGGACCCCTACTCGGGGCAGAGCGTCTCCCTGTTCCAGGCCCTGAAGAAGGGCCTCATCCCAAGGGAGCAGGGTCTGCGTCTGCTCGATGCCCAGCTGTCCACAGGTGGCATCGTGGACCCGAGCAAGAGCCACCGTGTGCCCGTGGACGTGGCCTGTGCCCGCGGCTACCTGGACGAGGAGACCAGCCGAGCCCTGTCGGCCCCCAGAGATGAAGCCAAGACTTACTGTGACCCTGGGTCGCAGGAGCCGGTCACCTACGGCCAGCTCCAACAGCAGTGCCGGCCCGACCAGCTGACGGGGCTGAGCCTGCTGCCGCTGTCGGAGAAGGCCGCCCAGGCCCGGCGCGAGGGGCTCTGCTCTGAGCTGCAGGCCCGTGAGACCTTTCAGAAGACTGCCGTGGAGGTACCTATGGGCAGCTTCAAGGGCAGGACGGTGACGGTGTGGGAGCTGCTCAGCTCCGAGTACTTCACggtggagcagagagaggagctgcTGCGGCAGTTTCGGACGGGCACGGTCACCGTGGAGAAGATCATCAAGATCCTCATCACCATCGTGGAAGAGGTTGAGACCGTGCGGCAGGAGAGGCTGTCTTTCAGTGGCCTCCGCACCCCGGTGCCAGCCAGCGAGCTCGTGGCCTCCGGGGTCCTCAGCAGGACCCAGTTCGAGCAGCTCAAGGACGGCAAGATCTCGGTGAAGGAGCTGTCGGAGCTGAGCTCTGTGCAGACCCTGCTGCAGGGCGGCGGGTGCCTGGCCGGCATCTACCTTGAGGACTCCAAGGAGAAGGTGACCATCTACCAGGCCATGCAGCGAGGCCTGCTCAGGCCCAGCACGGCCACTCTCCTGCTCGAGGCCCAGGCGGCCACCGGCTTTCTCGTGGACCCTGTGCGGAACCAGCGCTTGTATGTCCACGAGGCTGTGAAGGCAGGTGTCGTGGGCCCCGAGCTGCACGAGAAGCTGCTGTCGGCCGAGAAGGCCGTCACCGGCTACAAGGACCCCTACTCGGGCAGCACCATCTCCCTCTTCCAGGCCATGAAGAAGGGCCTGGTCCTTAGGGACCATGGCATCCGCCTGCTGGAGGCCCAGATCGCCACGGGCGGCATCATCGACCCCGTGCACAGCCACCGGCTGCCCTTGGACGTGGCCTACCAGCGCGGCTACTTCGACGAGGAGATGAACCGCGTCCTGGCGGACCCGAGCGACGACACCAAGGGCTTCTTCGACCCCAACACGCACGAGAACCTCACGTACCTGCAGCTGCTGGAGCGCTGTGTGGAGGACCCCGAGACGGGGCTGCGCCTGCTGCCCCTCAAAGGCTCCGAGAAGGCAGAGGTGGTGGAGACCACGCAGCTGTACACCGAGGAGGAGACCCGCAGAGCGTTCGAGGAGACGCAGATAGAGATCCCCGGCAGCGGCGGCCGCAGCGGCTCCACTATGTCCTTGTGGGAGGTGATGCAGTCGGACCTGATCCCAGAGGAGCAGCGCACCCGGCTCATGGCTGACTTCCAGGCCGGCCGGGTGACCAAGGAGcgcatgatcatcatcatcatcgagATCATCGAGAAGACCGAGATCGTGCGCCAGCAGAACCTGGCTTCCTACGACTACATCCGCCGCCGCCTCACCGCCGAGGACCTCTACGAGGCCCGGATCATCTCCCGCGAGACATACAGCCTCCTCCGGGAGGGCACCAAGAGCTTCCGAGAGGTGCTGGAGGAGGAGGCGGCCTCGCGCTACCTCTACGGCACGGGCTGCGTGGCCGGAGTCTACCTGCCGGGCTCTAGGCAGACGCTCACCATCTACCAGGCCCTCAAGAAGGGACTGCTGAGCGCCGAGGTGGCCCGCTTACTGCTGGAGGCACAGGCGGCCACGGGCTTCCTCCTGGAGCCCGTGAAGGGCGAGCGGCTGACCGTGGACGAAGCCGTGCGGAAGGGCCTGGTGGGCCCCGAGCTGCACGACCGGCTGCTCTCGGCGGAGCGGGCTGTGACCGGTTATCGTGACCCCTATACGGAGCAGACGATCTCGCTCTTCCAGGCCATGAAGAAGGACCTGATCCCCGAGGAGGAGGCCCTGCGGCTGCTGGACGCCCAGCTGGCCACGGGCGGCATCGTGGACCCGCGCCTGGGCTTCCGTCTCCCCCTGGAGGTGGCCTACCAGCGTGGCTACCTCCACAAGGACACGTATGACCGGCTGTCGGAGCCCAGCGAGGTGCGCAGCTACCTGGACCCCTGCACGGACGAGCGTCTCAGCTACACGCAGCTGCTCCGGAGGTGCCGCCCCCACGAGGCCAGCGGCCAGCGCCTCCTGCCCCTCTCGGACGCCCGCAAGCTGACCTTCCGCGGCCTGCGCAAGCAGGTCACGGTGGAAGAGCTGGTGCGCTCGCAGGTCATGGACGAGGCTACGGCTCTGCGGCTGCAGGAGGGCCTGGCCTCCGTGGAGGAGGTCACCCAGAACCTGCAGAAGTTCCTCGAGGGCACTAGCTGCATTGCCGGCGTCTTCGTGGATGCCACCAAGGAGCGGCTGTCGGTGTACCAGGCCATGAAGAAAGGCATCATCCGCCCCGGCACGGCCTTCGAGCTCCTGGAAGCACAGGCGGCCACCGGCTACGTCATTGACCCCATCAAGGGGCTCAAGCTGACCGTGGAGGAGGCCGTGCGCATGGGCATCGTGGGCCCTGAGTTCAAGGACAAACTGCTGTCGGCCGAGCGCGCCGTCACCGGCTACAAGGATCCCTACTCCGGGAAGCTCATCTCCCTCTTCCAGGCCATGAAGAAGGGCCTGATCCTGAAGGACCACGGCATCCGCCTGCTGGAGGCCCAGATCGCCACGGGCGGCATCATTGACCCCGAGGAGAGCCACCGGCTGCCTGTGGAGGTGGCCTACAAGCGCGGCCTCTTCGACGAGGAGATGAACGAGATCCTGACGGACCCGAGCGACGACACCAAGGGCTTCTTCGACCCCAACACGGAGGAGAATCTCACGTACCTGCAGCTGATGGAGCGCTGCATCACGGACCCCCAGACGGGCCTGTGCCTGCTGCCCTTGAAGGAGAGGAAGCGGGAACGGAAGACGTCCTCCAAGTCCTCGGTGCGCAAGCGCCGTGTGGTGATCGTGGACCCGGAGACGGGCAAGGAGATGTCTGTGTACGAGGCCTACCGCAAGGGCCTCATCGACCACCAGACGTACCTGGAGCTGTCCGAGCAGGAGTGCGAGTGGGAGGAGATCACCATCTCCTCCTCGGACGGCGTGGTCAAGTCCATGATCATCGACCGCCGCTCGGGCCGCCAGTACGACATCGACGAGGCCATTGCCAGGAGCCTGATCGACCGCTCGGCACTGGACCAGTACCGCGCCGGCACGCTCTCCATCACGGAGTTCGCAGACATGCTCTCGGGCAACGCCGGCGGCTTCCGCTCCCGCTCGTCCTCCGTGGGGTCCTCCTCGTCCTACCCCATCAGCCCTGCAGCCTCCAGGACCCAGGGGACCTCCTGGTTGGACCCCACGGAGGAGACGGGCCCTGTGGCCGGCATCCTGGACACGGAGACTCTGGAGAAGGTATCCATCACAGAGGCCATGCACCGCAACCTGGTGGACAATATCACGGGGCAGCGGCTGCTGGAGGCCCAGGCCTGCACGGGGGGCATCATCGACCCCAGCACCGGCGAGCGCTTCCCCGTCACAGATGCTGTCAACAAGGGCCTGGTGGACAAGATCATGGTGGACCGCATCAACCTGGCTCAGAAAGCCTTCTGCGGCTTCGAGGACCCGCGCACCAAGACCAAGATGTCAGCCGCTCAGGCCCTGAAGAAGGGCTGGCTCTATTACGAGGCGGGCCAGCGGTTCCTGGAGGTGCAGTACCTGACCGGCGGCCTGATCGAGCCTGATGCCGCAGGCCGCGTGCCCCTGGATGAGGCCCTGCAGCGCGGCATGGTGGACGCCCGGACCGCCCAGAAGCTGCGAGACGTGGGCGCCTACTCCAAGTACCTCACCTGCCCCAAGACCAAGCTCAAGATCTCCTACAAGGACGCACTGGACCGCAGCATGGTGGAGGAGGGCACGGGGCTGCGGCTGCTGGAGGCGGCCGCCCAGTCCAGCAAGGGCTACTACAGCCCCTACAGCGTCAGTGGCTCGGGCTCCACGGCCGGTTCGCGCTCTGG
Proteins encoded in this region:
- the PLEC gene encoding plectin isoform X5, translated to MAAAGTGRAGGAFALQEVALERPRWLDGGCERARRRYLHGQLCCVDERDRVQKKTFTKWVNKHLIKAQRHISDLYEDLRDGHNLISLLEVLSGDSLPRERDVIRSSRLPREKGRMRFHKLQNVQIALDYLRHRQVKLVNIRNDDIADGNPKLTLGLIWTIILHFQISDIQVSGQSEDMTAKEKLLLWSQRMVEGYHGLRCDNFTSSWRDGRLFNAIIHRHKPMLIDMNKVYRQTNLENLDQAFSVAERDLGVTRLLDPEDVDVPQPDEKSIITYVSSLYDAMPRVPDVQDGVKANELQLRWQEYRELVVLLLQWIRHHTAAFEERRFPASFEEIEILWCQFLKFKETELPAKEADKNRSKGIHQSLEGALQAGQLKMPPGYHPLDVEKEWGKLHVAILEREKQLRSEFERLECLQRIVSKLQMEAGLCEEQLNHADALLQSDVRLLAASKAPQRAAEVERDLDKADGMIRMLFNDVQTLKDGRHPQGEQMYRRVYRLHERLVAVRTEHNLRLQAGAAAPVAQVSAQSTQRRPELEDAALRYLQDLLAWVGENQRRVDSAEWGGDLPSVEAELGSHRGLHRSVEEFRAKIERARADEGQLAPAPRGAYRDCLGRLDLQYAKLLNSSKARLRSLESLHGFVAAATKELMWLSEKEEEEVGFDWGEHNSNMAAKKESYSALMRELELKEKKIKEIQSTGDRLLREGHPAQPTVESFQAALQTQWSWMLQLCCCIEAHLKENTAYFQFFSDVRETEEQLRKLQETLRRKYTCDRTITVTRLEDLLQDAQDEKDRLNEYRAHLSGLAKRAKAIVQLKPRNQAHPVRGRVPLLAVCDYKQVEVTVHKGDECQLLGPAQPSHWKVLSSSGSEAAVPSVCFLVPPPNQEAQDAVTRLEAQHQALAILWQQLHVDMKSLLAWQSLSRDTQLIRSWSLVTFRTLKPEEQRQALRSLELHYQAFLRDSQDAGGFGPEDRLQAEREYGACSRHYQQLLQSMEQGAQEESRCQRCISELKDIRLQLEACETRTVHRLRLPLEKEPARECAQRIAEQQKAQAEVEGLGKGVARLSAEAEKVLALPEPSPAAPTLRSELELTLGKLEQVRSLSAIYLEKLKTISLVIRSTQGAEEVLKAHEEQLKEAQAVPATLPELEATKAALKKLRVQAEAQQPVFDALRDELRGAQEVGERLQRQHGERDVDVERWRERVAPLLERWQAVLAQTDVRQRELEQLGRQLRYYRESADPLDAWLQDAKQRQEQIQAVPLADSQAVREQLRQEKALLEEIERQREKVEECQRLAKQYINAIKDYELQLVTYKAQLEPVASPAKKPKVQSGSESIIQEYVDLRTRYSELTTLTSQYIKFISETLRRMKEEERLAEQQRAEERERLAQVEAALEKQRQLAEAHAQAKAQAEREAQELQQRMQEEAARREEAAVDAQQQKQSIQEELQHLRQSSEAEIQAKARQVEAAERSRLRIEEEIRVVRLQLEATERQRGGAEGELQALRARAEEAEAQKRQAQEEAERLRRQVQDESQRKRQAEAELALRVKAEAEAAREKQRALQALEELQLQAEEAERRLRQAEAERARQVQVALETAQRSAEVELQSKRASFAEKTAQLERTLQEEHVAVAQLREEAARQAQRQAEAERAREEAERELERWRLKANEALRLRLQAEEVAQQKSLAQAEAEQQKEAAEREARRRGKAEEQAVRQRELAEQELEKQRQLAEGTAQQRLAAEQELIRLRAGTEQGEQQRQLLEEALARLQREADAAAQKRQELEAELATVRAEMEVLLASKARAEEESRSTSEKSKQRLEAEASRFRELAEEAARLRALAEETKRQRQLAEEDAAQQRAEAERVLAEKLAAISEATRLKTEAEIALKEKEAENERLRRLAEDEAFQRRRLEEQAAQHKADIEERLMQLRKASDNELERQKGLVEDTLRQRRQVEEEILALKASFEKAAAGKAELELELGRIRSSAEDTLRSKEQAEREAARQRQLAAEEEQRRREAEERVQKSLVAEEEAARQRKLALEEVERLKAKVEEARRLRERAEQESARQLQLAQEAAQKRLQAEEKAHAFAVQRKEQELQQTLQQEQSVLERLRGEAEAARRAAEEAEEARERAELEAAQSRQQVEEAERLKQLAEEQARARAQAQAAAEKLRKEAEQEAARRAQAEQAALKQKQAADAEMEKHKKFAEQTLRQKAQVEQELTALRLQLEETDHQKGILDEELQRLKAEVTEAARQRSQVEEELFSVRVQMEELSKLKARIEAENRALILRDKDNTQRFLQEEAEKMKQVAEEAARLSVAVQEAARLRQLAEEDLAQQRALAEKMLKEKMQAVQEATRLQAEAELLQQQKELAQEQARQLQEDKEQMAQQLAQETQGFQRTLELERQRQLEMSAEAERLKLRVAELSQAQARAEEDAQRFRRQAEEIGEKLHRTELATQEKVTLVHTLEVQRQQSDHDAERLRAAIAELEREKEKLQEEASLLQQKSEEMQVVQQEQLLQETRALQQSFLSEKDRLLQREQCIEQEKAKLEQLFQDEVAKAQQLREEQQRQQQQMAQERQRLMASMEEALQRQRDAEEGVRRKQEELQQLQQQRQQQEKLLAEENRRLRERLQRLEEEHRAAVAQSEEIAASQAVAAKALPNGRDAPDGPAVEVESEHAFDGLRRKVPAQRLQEVGVLSSEELQRLAEGRTTVAELAQREDVRRYLQGRSGIAGLLLKPTNEKLSVYAALQRQLLSPGTALILLEAQAASGFLLDPVRNRRLTVNEAVKEGVVGPELHHKLLSAERAVTGYKDPYTGEQISLFQAMKKDLVVRDHGIRLLEAQIATGGIIDPVHSHRVPVDVAYQRGYFDEEMSRVLADPSDDTKGFFDPNTHENLTYLQLLERCVEDPETGLRLLPLTDQAARGGELVYTDSEARDVFEKATVSAPFGKFRGRTVTIWELINSEYFTAEQRRDLLRQFRTGKVTVEKIIKIVITVVEEHEQKDQLCFEGLRALVPAAELLESGVIDRDLYHQLQRGERSVREVAEVGAVRRALRGANVIAGVWLEEAGQKLSIYEALKKDLLPPEAAVALLEAQAGTGHIIDPATSARLTVDEAVRAGLVGPELHEKLLSAEKAVTGYKDPYSGQSVSLFQALKKGLIPREQGLRLLDAQLSTGGIVDPSKSHRVPVDVACARGYLDEETSRALSAPRDEAKTYCDPGSQEPVTYGQLQQQCRPDQLTGLSLLPLSEKAAQARREGLCSELQARETFQKTAVEVPMGSFKGRTVTVWELLSSEYFTVEQREELLRQFRTGTVTVEKIIKILITIVEEVETVRQERLSFSGLRTPVPASELVASGVLSRTQFEQLKDGKISVKELSELSSVQTLLQGGGCLAGIYLEDSKEKVTIYQAMQRGLLRPSTATLLLEAQAATGFLVDPVRNQRLYVHEAVKAGVVGPELHEKLLSAEKAVTGYKDPYSGSTISLFQAMKKGLVLRDHGIRLLEAQIATGGIIDPVHSHRLPLDVAYQRGYFDEEMNRVLADPSDDTKGFFDPNTHENLTYLQLLERCVEDPETGLRLLPLKGSEKAEVVETTQLYTEEETRRAFEETQIEIPGSGGRSGSTMSLWEVMQSDLIPEEQRTRLMADFQAGRVTKERMIIIIIEIIEKTEIVRQQNLASYDYIRRRLTAEDLYEARIISRETYSLLREGTKSFREVLEEEAASRYLYGTGCVAGVYLPGSRQTLTIYQALKKGLLSAEVARLLLEAQAATGFLLEPVKGERLTVDEAVRKGLVGPELHDRLLSAERAVTGYRDPYTEQTISLFQAMKKDLIPEEEALRLLDAQLATGGIVDPRLGFRLPLEVAYQRGYLHKDTYDRLSEPSEVRSYLDPCTDERLSYTQLLRRCRPHEASGQRLLPLSDARKLTFRGLRKQVTVEELVRSQVMDEATALRLQEGLASVEEVTQNLQKFLEGTSCIAGVFVDATKERLSVYQAMKKGIIRPGTAFELLEAQAATGYVIDPIKGLKLTVEEAVRMGIVGPEFKDKLLSAERAVTGYKDPYSGKLISLFQAMKKGLILKDHGIRLLEAQIATGGIIDPEESHRLPVEVAYKRGLFDEEMNEILTDPSDDTKGFFDPNTEENLTYLQLMERCITDPQTGLCLLPLKERKRERKTSSKSSVRKRRVVIVDPETGKEMSVYEAYRKGLIDHQTYLELSEQECEWEEITISSSDGVVKSMIIDRRSGRQYDIDEAIARSLIDRSALDQYRAGTLSITEFADMLSGNAGGFRSRSSSVGSSSSYPISPAASRTQGTSWLDPTEETGPVAGILDTETLEKVSITEAMHRNLVDNITGQRLLEAQACTGGIIDPSTGERFPVTDAVNKGLVDKIMVDRINLAQKAFCGFEDPRTKTKMSAAQALKKGWLYYEAGQRFLEVQYLTGGLIEPDAAGRVPLDEALQRGMVDARTAQKLRDVGAYSKYLTCPKTKLKISYKDALDRSMVEEGTGLRLLEAAAQSSKGYYSPYSVSGSGSTAGSRSGSRTGSRAGSRRGSFDATSSGFSMTFSSSSYSSSGYGRRYASGPASSLGGPESAVA